From Anaerohalosphaera lusitana, one genomic window encodes:
- a CDS encoding AraC family transcriptional regulator, translated as MRWDLYLTGAGAASIAAEDSYPPQGHPSLYSFRWETGRTLAEYQILLIAEGHGVFESAKNEQTQVKAGDVIFLYPDLWHRYRPDPSSGWKEYWLSWNGERLYRLMKKGLLDPNRGVISVQHPELIAAAFEKILKHVKDHPAENSNVLSAYAMEVLTLAMDDIDIAKVARDTAVPRDHVHSIDDPVVFKALQTIWNHSYRDIRVDDLIEMLPITRRTLERKFKESLGCSIGTEIKRCRLERAKHLLANTTLPIKHIALAVGFSSTDRMGKVFKESLGMTPSQYRKSVKDQHQGL; from the coding sequence ATGCGATGGGATTTATACCTGACAGGCGCAGGCGCCGCTTCAATCGCTGCCGAAGATAGCTATCCGCCTCAAGGACACCCAAGCTTATACAGTTTCCGCTGGGAAACGGGCCGTACACTTGCAGAGTATCAGATTCTGTTGATTGCAGAGGGGCATGGGGTTTTCGAGTCAGCTAAAAATGAACAGACACAGGTTAAAGCCGGGGATGTAATTTTTCTGTACCCTGATCTGTGGCATCGGTATCGCCCCGATCCAAGCAGCGGCTGGAAAGAATACTGGCTAAGTTGGAACGGCGAACGTTTGTATAGACTGATGAAGAAAGGCCTTTTGGATCCAAACCGGGGAGTGATCTCGGTTCAGCATCCTGAGCTTATTGCCGCAGCATTCGAAAAGATCCTCAAGCATGTCAAGGATCATCCGGCCGAGAATTCGAACGTGCTCAGCGCCTATGCTATGGAGGTTCTCACGCTTGCGATGGACGATATCGACATAGCCAAAGTCGCACGAGATACAGCTGTGCCTCGCGATCACGTCCATTCAATCGATGATCCCGTCGTGTTCAAGGCATTGCAGACTATCTGGAATCACAGCTATAGAGATATACGAGTCGACGACCTGATCGAAATGCTGCCGATCACTCGCCGGACGCTGGAAAGGAAGTTCAAAGAAAGCCTGGGCTGCTCCATCGGGACCGAGATAAAAAGATGCCGCCTGGAACGCGCAAAGCACCTGCTGGCGAACACAACGCTGCCCATCAAGCACATTGCACTGGCTGTGGGATTCTCAAGCACGGACCGGATGGGCAAGGTATTCAAGGAAAGCCTCGGCATGACACCCAGCCAATATCGTAAATCCGTAAAGGATCAGCACCAGGGTCTCTAA
- a CDS encoding class II aldolase/adducin family protein yields MDILNTITDLSHEFGIADYVLGGGGNTSCKNSSTLWVKPSGTTLADLEPETFVALSRNQLADLYKINPPAEASAREALVKDRMQNAVLTDAGRRASVEAPLHDSLSARYVVHTHPCLVNGMTCAMEGKAVCRELFPTALWLDYIDPGYTLCMEVRNEIQNYKDQNGREPSLIFLKNHGVFVAADEPDEIRKLYAEVMSMLKASYDNAGVSLELDVGAKPEVDRIKAAESIIRDAIGMDDISIASGGRFKPASGPISPDHIVYAKSYPYIGTPTHKGIDDFKSKHGYIPQVIAFGDAVFGVSEEAKGASLALQLAQDAALVEQLAEAFGGIDYMSEKAREFIENWEVESYRKKQM; encoded by the coding sequence TTGGATATTCTTAACACTATTACTGATCTGTCGCACGAATTTGGGATTGCCGATTATGTGTTGGGAGGCGGCGGGAACACTTCATGCAAAAATAGCAGCACGCTTTGGGTCAAGCCGTCCGGTACCACATTGGCCGATTTAGAGCCGGAGACATTTGTCGCGCTGAGTCGAAATCAGCTCGCCGATTTGTACAAAATAAACCCTCCCGCCGAAGCATCCGCCAGGGAAGCACTGGTTAAAGACAGGATGCAGAATGCTGTGCTTACAGATGCAGGTCGTAGGGCCTCGGTTGAAGCACCTCTGCACGACTCATTAAGTGCACGATACGTGGTGCATACGCATCCCTGCCTTGTAAACGGAATGACCTGTGCAATGGAGGGAAAAGCGGTCTGCAGGGAACTGTTCCCGACTGCGCTTTGGCTCGATTATATCGATCCCGGTTATACACTCTGTATGGAGGTCAGGAACGAGATACAGAATTACAAGGATCAAAATGGTCGCGAACCCTCGCTCATCTTTTTGAAGAACCACGGCGTATTTGTCGCGGCAGATGAACCTGATGAGATTCGCAAGCTTTATGCCGAGGTGATGTCAATGTTGAAGGCCTCGTACGATAACGCAGGTGTTTCGCTTGAGTTGGATGTCGGAGCTAAGCCTGAAGTCGACCGCATTAAAGCTGCAGAATCCATCATTCGCGATGCGATAGGAATGGATGATATATCGATTGCTTCTGGCGGGAGGTTCAAACCTGCTTCAGGACCTATCTCTCCGGATCATATTGTATATGCAAAGTCTTACCCATATATAGGCACCCCGACTCATAAGGGGATTGATGACTTCAAATCTAAACATGGATATATTCCGCAGGTTATCGCCTTCGGTGATGCGGTCTTTGGTGTTTCAGAAGAAGCAAAAGGTGCGTCACTGGCATTGCAGTTGGCCCAGGATGCAGCTTTAGTAGAACAACTGGCTGAGGCTTTCGGAGGCATCGACTATATGAGTGAGAAAGCAAGAGAATTTATCGAGAACTGGGAAGTTGAATCCTATCGCAAAAAACAGATGTGA
- a CDS encoding purine-cytosine permease family protein, whose product MAEPQGAQQSSGNHETPSVPKHEAQQQSSDEFERQPVPEHALLKFKSFIGMYAGEHCAGTELMIGPLFVAAGVSVFDLITGLLLGNALAVLSWMLMCAPIATRARLTLYYQLERICGRHLVTLYNLANGIMFCFLAGAMITVSATAVGVWFDFPMPGLTDLYPNSIGWVLAVAAVGGVIAIVAACGYQVVAKFANIAAPWMVLVFLAFGLIGLRQFMNVSEAEVRNVGDLWALANNHIWKGGDPLPGQVKFTFWHVTFFAWFCNMAMHIGMSDLSVFRYAKKSWFAVASAAGMYVGHFMAWISASILFAYQLHLNPGDTNVLPGPMAYKAAGLAGLVCVIIAGWTTANPTIYRAGLAFQAIVHKWSRFTVTLVTGALATVAGMFPAVAMKLLGFVALYGMLLMPMGAVIFVDFWFMKKLGLQSNYAQISKSPFNLAAGLAWFVTLAVCWWLVQTGRIQIYFVSLPGWFFAAVVYVLISYLIQKRNCALSS is encoded by the coding sequence ATGGCAGAACCCCAAGGAGCACAACAATCTTCTGGGAATCATGAAACTCCGTCTGTGCCGAAACACGAAGCACAACAGCAGTCTTCGGATGAATTTGAACGTCAGCCGGTACCTGAGCATGCATTGCTTAAATTCAAGAGTTTTATCGGCATGTATGCGGGTGAGCATTGCGCCGGTACGGAACTCATGATCGGGCCGCTGTTTGTCGCTGCGGGGGTGAGCGTTTTTGATCTTATAACAGGCCTGCTGCTCGGTAATGCACTGGCTGTTCTTAGCTGGATGCTGATGTGTGCTCCCATCGCGACACGCGCACGGTTGACCCTGTACTATCAACTTGAAAGGATTTGCGGTCGTCACCTGGTGACGCTCTATAATCTGGCGAACGGTATAATGTTCTGCTTTCTTGCTGGGGCGATGATCACTGTTTCGGCAACTGCTGTGGGGGTATGGTTCGATTTTCCAATGCCAGGCTTGACGGATCTGTATCCGAACAGCATTGGGTGGGTGCTTGCCGTTGCGGCAGTCGGCGGAGTGATCGCTATTGTGGCGGCCTGTGGATATCAGGTGGTTGCGAAATTTGCAAATATCGCGGCTCCATGGATGGTGTTGGTTTTCCTTGCATTTGGATTGATCGGTCTGAGACAATTCATGAATGTCAGCGAAGCCGAGGTCCGCAATGTCGGTGATCTATGGGCCCTTGCGAATAATCACATCTGGAAGGGGGGCGATCCGCTGCCTGGCCAGGTAAAATTCACGTTCTGGCACGTCACTTTCTTCGCATGGTTCTGCAACATGGCCATGCACATCGGCATGAGCGATCTGTCAGTATTTCGGTACGCGAAAAAGTCATGGTTTGCTGTAGCCTCGGCTGCTGGAATGTATGTTGGTCACTTTATGGCATGGATTAGCGCATCGATCCTGTTTGCCTATCAGCTCCATCTAAACCCGGGTGATACCAATGTACTGCCCGGTCCGATGGCTTACAAGGCGGCTGGATTGGCGGGCCTGGTCTGTGTGATAATCGCCGGCTGGACCACAGCGAACCCGACTATATACAGGGCGGGACTTGCTTTCCAGGCAATCGTTCACAAATGGTCTCGATTCACGGTCACACTGGTAACCGGGGCCTTAGCAACTGTTGCGGGAATGTTTCCGGCGGTTGCCATGAAACTGCTAGGTTTTGTCGCTCTCTATGGCATGCTGTTGATGCCGATGGGTGCGGTGATCTTCGTCGACTTCTGGTTCATGAAAAAGCTCGGACTTCAAAGTAACTATGCACAAATAAGCAAATCGCCATTCAATCTGGCTGCTGGGCTGGCTTGGTTTGTAACATTGGCGGTGTGCTGGTGGCTGGTGCAGACGGGGCGCATTCAAATCTATTTTGTTTCGCTGCCTGGCTGGTTTTTTGCTGCAGTTGTCTATGTGCTGATTAGTTATCTGATTCAAAAAAGAAATTGTGCACTGTCTTCATAA
- a CDS encoding L-rhamnose isomerase: MNQTQIEKAYKLAKERYAAVGVDTEAVLKKLQTIPVSINCWQGDDVGGFEQVGGSELSGGIQTTGNYPGKARTISELRSDIEKALSLIPGQHRLNLHASYLDNGGTFVDRNEIDPGYFQSWIDWAKDRLHGIDFNPTFFSHDKAADGFTLSHPDKSIRDFWIEHAIACRRIASEMGKQLGTPTVTNFWVPDAYKDIPADRVAPRERLADSLDEIFAEEIDPSLNLDAVESKLFGIGGESYTVGSHEFYMGYAISRQKLLCLDAGHYHPTEKISEKISSVMMFCPELLLHVSRPVRWDSDHVVCFDDELQQIAKELIRSDNLDKIHIGLDFFDASINRVAAWVIGTRNLLKALLFALLEPIEQLRRAELNMDYTQRLAYFEELKSMPWNAVWDYYCLKQEIPVGLDWFDEVKQYEKEVMSKRV, encoded by the coding sequence ATGAATCAAACTCAAATCGAAAAAGCCTATAAACTCGCTAAAGAGCGGTATGCTGCCGTTGGCGTTGATACCGAAGCTGTTCTCAAGAAATTGCAAACCATTCCGGTATCCATAAATTGCTGGCAGGGCGATGATGTCGGAGGTTTTGAGCAAGTTGGCGGTTCGGAATTGTCAGGTGGTATCCAGACTACCGGTAATTATCCCGGCAAAGCACGAACGATTTCAGAACTAAGATCTGATATCGAAAAAGCACTTTCACTGATCCCAGGCCAGCATCGTTTAAATCTGCACGCGAGTTATCTGGACAATGGCGGCACGTTTGTTGACCGCAACGAGATAGATCCGGGGTATTTTCAAAGCTGGATCGACTGGGCGAAGGACAGGCTTCACGGCATAGATTTTAACCCCACATTTTTCTCACACGACAAAGCTGCCGACGGTTTCACCCTCAGTCATCCGGACAAAAGCATTCGTGACTTCTGGATCGAGCACGCCATCGCTTGCCGCAGGATCGCTTCCGAAATGGGAAAACAGCTCGGAACGCCGACCGTTACCAATTTCTGGGTCCCGGACGCTTACAAGGATATCCCGGCCGACCGTGTTGCTCCTCGCGAACGTCTGGCAGATTCACTGGATGAAATATTTGCCGAAGAGATCGACCCAAGTTTGAATCTTGATGCAGTCGAATCTAAACTTTTTGGCATTGGTGGGGAAAGCTATACCGTGGGGTCGCACGAGTTCTACATGGGCTACGCTATTTCGCGGCAGAAACTTTTATGTCTTGATGCCGGTCACTACCATCCCACGGAAAAGATCAGCGAAAAAATCAGCTCAGTTATGATGTTCTGTCCGGAACTGCTGCTGCATGTAAGCAGGCCCGTCCGTTGGGACAGTGACCACGTCGTATGTTTTGATGATGAACTCCAGCAGATTGCCAAAGAGCTTATTCGCAGTGATAATCTGGACAAGATTCATATCGGGCTTGATTTCTTCGATGCCAGTATCAACCGCGTGGCTGCCTGGGTGATCGGCACCCGTAATCTGCTAAAAGCACTGCTGTTTGCACTTCTAGAGCCAATTGAACAACTTCGCCGAGCTGAGTTGAATATGGATTACACTCAACGGTTAGCCTACTTTGAAGAATTGAAGTCCATGCCCTGGAATGCCGTTTGGGATTACTACTGTTTGAAGCAGGAAATACCAGTAGGGCTGGACTGGTTTGATGAGGTTAAGCAGTATGAAAAAGAAGTCATGAGTAAACGAGTGTGA
- a CDS encoding prepilin-type N-terminal cleavage/methylation domain-containing protein: MKNKEGFTLIELLVVIAIIALLMSIMMPALSMVKERARRVTCGSNLKQVGISLFTYAQDNDNKVPENYMEIAPRYTGFYAYAAYWINPNATNESHKITDGPVNVAVLFDAGYLKDPEIFYCPSARGVSDLLSYDHYVGDLSWPFVHDPDAYHANFVRISYNYLSQGRGREVIECGSSKRDVRVHILDNQVSNMTSSTSMLADVISSQSGALHRAGVNKPAGINVLHGDGHVLFCNEKEAINNDDFWGVDNHDELPNQNGYNLRGILGLFKGTAQIMD; encoded by the coding sequence ATGAAGAATAAAGAAGGATTTACGCTGATTGAATTATTAGTGGTTATCGCGATTATTGCATTGCTGATGTCAATAATGATGCCTGCGTTGAGTATGGTCAAGGAGCGTGCCCGGCGTGTTACTTGCGGATCCAATCTAAAGCAGGTTGGTATCAGCCTGTTTACTTATGCACAAGACAACGACAACAAAGTTCCTGAGAACTACATGGAAATTGCCCCCCGATATACTGGATTCTACGCTTATGCCGCATACTGGATAAATCCCAATGCAACTAATGAATCCCACAAAATAACTGACGGTCCTGTAAACGTTGCTGTTTTGTTTGATGCTGGTTATCTCAAGGACCCCGAAATATTCTATTGTCCTTCAGCCAGAGGTGTCAGCGATTTGCTTTCTTACGATCATTATGTAGGTGACCTCAGTTGGCCGTTTGTACACGATCCGGACGCTTATCACGCTAATTTTGTGAGAATCAGTTACAATTATTTATCTCAAGGTCGCGGCAGAGAGGTCATTGAATGTGGGAGCAGCAAACGCGATGTTCGGGTTCATATACTTGATAATCAAGTCTCAAATATGACTTCGAGCACAAGTATGCTCGCTGACGTTATCAGTAGCCAGAGTGGTGCTTTGCATCGTGCAGGTGTCAATAAGCCCGCAGGTATCAATGTGCTGCACGGTGACGGTCATGTTCTTTTCTGCAACGAAAAAGAAGCCATCAACAATGATGATTTCTGGGGTGTAGATAACCACGACGAACTCCCAAACCAGAACGGTTACAATCTTCGAGGCATACTGGGGCTTTTTAAGGGAACAGCCCAGATAATGGACTAG
- a CDS encoding sulfatase produces MNKRQSLIKISLILTGLTLIWGCSNDKAKPLASNDWVDSPERPNIIFLLTDDQRNDTLGCAGHPIVQTPNIDSLASEGVRFENCFVTTSICAASRASIFTSLHERTHGYTFGKPAVAEAYTLSSYPALLRQAGYRSGFIGKFGCSMKGSGEMFDYFETVPGPGYLDQPDGSKLESTEVMSNLAQKFIKDNDDRPFCLSVSFHASHARDRNKTPGKGHYPYPEWTSELYDDVSVPSPGLSDPIYFEILPEFLQTSMNRKRFYWRWDTPEKYQTNMRSYFRMISGIDKVVGQLRHLLKELNIEDDTIIIYSADNGYYMGYRGFAGKWTHFEQSLRVPLVIYDPRMPDKFTGQSVDPMVLNLDFAPTILELGRVEVPEHYQGRSLLSAMSGASSIDLEKRDSIFCEHLMDHKDIPKWEGVRTKQYKYARYFEQNPAYECLYDLNVDPTELHNLVLHPDYQTILKQMRSKTDDFVKQYEIKGVVPQNVKPE; encoded by the coding sequence ATGAATAAAAGACAGTCATTGATAAAAATTAGCTTAATACTTACAGGATTGACACTTATCTGGGGATGTTCTAACGATAAGGCCAAACCTTTAGCTTCGAATGATTGGGTGGATTCACCAGAGCGTCCCAACATCATTTTTCTTCTTACAGATGATCAACGAAATGATACGCTGGGATGTGCCGGACACCCGATTGTGCAAACGCCCAATATTGACAGTCTGGCTTCTGAGGGTGTTCGTTTTGAAAACTGTTTTGTTACGACTTCGATCTGCGCTGCCAGCCGTGCGTCTATATTTACCAGCCTTCACGAGCGCACTCACGGGTATACCTTTGGGAAACCGGCTGTTGCAGAGGCTTACACTCTTAGCAGTTATCCTGCTTTGCTTCGACAAGCGGGTTATCGATCCGGATTTATTGGTAAATTCGGGTGTAGTATGAAAGGCAGTGGGGAGATGTTTGACTATTTCGAAACGGTCCCAGGGCCCGGCTACCTCGATCAGCCCGACGGGAGCAAGCTGGAAAGTACAGAAGTCATGAGCAACTTAGCACAAAAGTTCATCAAAGACAATGATGATCGTCCGTTTTGTCTATCTGTAAGTTTCCATGCGTCACACGCGAGAGACCGCAACAAAACTCCCGGCAAAGGGCACTATCCATACCCGGAATGGACAAGTGAGTTGTATGACGATGTTAGTGTGCCCTCTCCTGGTCTGTCAGATCCAATTTACTTTGAAATACTACCCGAATTTTTACAAACTTCGATGAATCGTAAACGTTTTTATTGGCGATGGGATACACCTGAAAAATATCAGACTAATATGCGTTCATATTTTCGCATGATTAGCGGGATAGACAAAGTTGTTGGCCAACTGAGACACTTGCTTAAAGAACTTAATATCGAAGACGATACGATTATTATATATAGCGCTGATAATGGCTACTATATGGGATATCGGGGTTTTGCCGGTAAATGGACTCATTTTGAACAGTCTCTGCGCGTTCCTTTGGTAATTTACGACCCTCGCATGCCAGATAAATTCACTGGACAGTCTGTGGATCCTATGGTGCTGAATCTCGATTTTGCACCAACTATTCTTGAGTTAGGGAGGGTTGAAGTGCCGGAACATTATCAAGGACGCAGCCTGCTGTCGGCTATGAGCGGAGCCTCTTCAATTGACCTGGAGAAGCGTGATTCCATATTTTGTGAGCATCTTATGGATCATAAAGACATTCCAAAATGGGAAGGAGTTCGAACGAAGCAGTATAAGTATGCCCGCTATTTTGAACAGAATCCGGCTTATGAATGTTTATATGATTTAAACGTGGACCCGACAGAACTGCATAATCTGGTTTTGCATCCAGACTATCAAACCATCCTGAAGCAAATGCGTTCAAAGACTGATGATTTTGTTAAGCAATATGAGATTAAAGGCGTGGTTCCGCAAAATGTTAAACCAGAATAA
- a CDS encoding family 78 glycoside hydrolase catalytic domain: MKFNFYQGFFISLLVAVPLIVCSGCQTFAEMPSSGSSAENLRCEYKVNPLGIDVAEPRLSWTMKSSGRGQKQTAYQVIVSTSLKALESNQADQWDSQKVNSSNSIQVAYRGKPLSSATRYYWKVRVWDKDGNAGDWSSASWFETALLDAEDWDATWINDGKSNPAADEDFYKFDPAPIFRKEFVLNKEVELARLYITGLGYYEASLNGKRIGDHYLDPGWTDYSERVYYSTYDVTEQLQSEANCLGVMLGNGWYNPLPLRMWGSRNLRDHLTVGRPRFITQLCILYDDGTEQTICSDKDWKVAQGPILRNSIYLGEIYDARKEISGWNKPGFDDTGWANASPATEPVGSLQAQPVEPIKVTRTIKPVKITEPEKGVYIVDMGQNFAGLASFRFDLKRGTKVNLRYGELLYEDGTLNPMTSVCGQIKGKRNDSLESHPGIAWQSDVYIARGDGPEVYTPRFTFHAFRYIEVTGCPEKPSPDMITGLRLGSDVSSVGEFSCSNEMFNAIQEMCEWTFLSNIFSVQSDCPHRERFGYGGDLVNTNEAFIYNYDMSNFYTKAVEDWDDSKLSSGMLTDTAPSVGIQYCGVGWAMVHPHTQLKLYQYYGDRRIVEQQYQTSKQWLDLVTQNNPEHIIKHGLSDHESLTRTPSAPMVTPLYYQSVRMLSRMAEILGYQEDSKHYLTLSEQIKNAYNEKFFDIETGECAPGTQGSQSFALYSSILPQKYRAKALEYLLEDITEHDDHLTTGIFGTRYMLELLSQHGLEQTAYDIVNQKTFPGWGYMLENDATTLWEHWAYSDNTYSHNHPMFGSVSQWFYGWLGGIQPEPDAVGFDRIVIRPHMPLGLQWVNCSYNSIRGQIISNWRKSDKTITMHVEIPSNTVAKVYLPCGTPENITENSVPVDLSNGIDFERSEKNVTIYTIESGQYHFEMPYKESD, translated from the coding sequence ATGAAATTCAATTTTTACCAAGGTTTCTTTATTAGTCTTCTGGTTGCCGTACCTCTAATTGTTTGTTCTGGTTGCCAAACGTTTGCTGAAATGCCTTCTAGCGGATCAAGTGCTGAAAATCTTAGATGTGAATACAAAGTCAATCCCTTGGGAATCGACGTTGCTGAACCTCGCCTGAGTTGGACAATGAAATCATCAGGGAGAGGTCAGAAGCAAACTGCTTATCAGGTGATCGTGTCAACAAGTCTTAAGGCTCTCGAATCCAACCAGGCTGATCAATGGGACAGTCAAAAAGTCAACTCAAGCAATTCCATTCAAGTCGCTTATCGGGGGAAACCACTTAGTTCCGCTACTCGATATTATTGGAAGGTCAGGGTTTGGGATAAGGACGGTAACGCGGGCGACTGGAGCAGTGCTTCCTGGTTTGAGACTGCGTTGTTGGATGCAGAAGACTGGGACGCCACGTGGATCAATGACGGCAAAAGTAACCCGGCAGCAGATGAAGATTTTTATAAATTCGATCCGGCTCCCATTTTTCGGAAAGAATTTGTTTTGAATAAAGAAGTTGAACTGGCCAGGCTATATATCACCGGACTTGGCTATTACGAGGCTAGTCTCAATGGAAAGCGTATTGGTGATCATTATCTTGATCCAGGTTGGACAGACTATTCTGAACGAGTTTATTACAGTACGTACGATGTTACCGAGCAGTTGCAAAGTGAAGCCAACTGCCTTGGAGTCATGCTTGGCAACGGCTGGTACAATCCTTTGCCGTTACGAATGTGGGGCAGCAGAAATCTTCGAGACCATTTGACTGTAGGCCGACCAAGGTTTATTACGCAACTTTGCATTCTGTATGATGACGGCACCGAGCAGACTATATGCAGCGACAAAGACTGGAAGGTCGCTCAAGGTCCCATTCTTCGAAACAGCATCTATCTTGGCGAGATATATGATGCCCGTAAAGAAATTTCGGGTTGGAATAAGCCGGGATTTGATGATACTGGCTGGGCGAATGCTTCACCAGCAACGGAACCAGTGGGCTCGCTTCAGGCCCAGCCTGTAGAGCCGATCAAAGTAACGAGGACCATCAAACCAGTAAAAATTACCGAACCCGAAAAAGGCGTATACATTGTTGATATGGGTCAAAACTTTGCAGGATTGGCATCCTTCAGATTCGACCTTAAAAGAGGTACCAAGGTAAACTTAAGATATGGTGAACTGCTCTATGAAGATGGCACCTTAAATCCTATGACCAGTGTTTGTGGTCAAATTAAAGGAAAACGAAACGACTCTCTCGAATCTCATCCCGGCATTGCATGGCAAAGCGATGTTTATATTGCCCGTGGGGATGGACCGGAAGTTTATACTCCAAGATTCACTTTTCATGCATTTCGCTACATTGAAGTCACTGGGTGCCCTGAAAAGCCGTCGCCTGATATGATAACTGGTTTGCGGCTTGGCTCAGATGTCAGCTCTGTTGGCGAATTTTCTTGCTCTAATGAGATGTTTAACGCCATCCAGGAAATGTGCGAATGGACATTTCTGAGCAATATCTTTAGTGTTCAATCTGATTGTCCTCATCGCGAACGGTTTGGCTATGGCGGCGACTTAGTCAATACCAACGAAGCCTTTATTTATAACTATGACATGTCCAACTTCTACACTAAGGCAGTTGAAGACTGGGATGACAGTAAATTGTCTAGTGGAATGCTTACTGACACGGCTCCTTCGGTTGGCATACAGTACTGCGGGGTCGGCTGGGCGATGGTTCATCCGCATACGCAACTAAAATTGTATCAATACTACGGGGACAGAAGAATTGTTGAACAACAATACCAGACTTCGAAACAATGGCTCGATCTTGTAACACAAAATAATCCCGAGCATATTATTAAACATGGCCTTAGCGATCATGAATCTTTAACCAGAACTCCCTCTGCTCCAATGGTTACACCTTTGTACTATCAAAGTGTAAGAATGCTTTCGAGAATGGCTGAGATTCTAGGTTATCAAGAAGATTCGAAGCATTATTTGACCTTATCCGAACAGATAAAAAATGCTTATAATGAGAAATTCTTTGATATCGAAACCGGCGAGTGTGCTCCAGGAACACAGGGTAGTCAGTCTTTTGCATTGTACTCGAGCATACTGCCTCAAAAGTATCGCGCGAAAGCACTGGAGTATCTTTTGGAAGATATCACTGAGCATGACGACCACCTTACCACTGGGATCTTTGGCACACGATATATGCTTGAGCTGCTTTCTCAGCATGGTCTAGAGCAGACCGCATATGACATTGTAAATCAAAAAACATTTCCCGGCTGGGGATATATGCTCGAAAATGACGCAACGACACTGTGGGAGCATTGGGCTTATAGCGACAATACATATTCCCACAACCACCCCATGTTTGGCTCAGTTTCACAATGGTTTTATGGTTGGTTAGGTGGTATTCAACCAGAGCCGGATGCAGTCGGCTTTGATCGAATTGTGATAAGACCTCACATGCCTCTTGGTTTACAATGGGTTAATTGCAGTTATAATTCTATACGCGGTCAGATTATAAGTAACTGGCGAAAAAGTGATAAAACAATTACTATGCACGTAGAGATTCCCTCTAATACCGTCGCTAAAGTTTATTTGCCTTGCGGCACACCCGAGAACATCACAGAGAACAGTGTTCCTGTTGACCTATCCAATGGGATCGATTTCGAGCGTAGTGAAAAAAATGTTACAATATATACGATCGAATCCGGCCAATATCATTTTGAGATGCCGTACAAAGAGTCAGACTAA